A single Molothrus aeneus isolate 106 chromosome 9, BPBGC_Maene_1.0, whole genome shotgun sequence DNA region contains:
- the JUN gene encoding transcription factor Jun, whose product MSAKMEPTFYEDALSAGFAPPESGGYGYNNAKVLKQNMTLNLSDPSSNLKPHLRNKNADILTSPDVGLLKLASPELERLIIQSSNGLITTTPTPTQFLCPKNVTDEQEGFAEGFVRALAELHNQNTLPSVTSAAQPVSSGMAPVSSMAGSTSFNTSLHSEPPVYANLSNFNPNALSSAPNYNANSMGYAPQHHINPQMPVQHPRLQALKEEPQTVPEMPGETPPLSPIDMESQERIKAERKRMRNRIAASKCRKRKLERIARLEEKVKTLKAQNSELASTANMLREQVAQLKQKVMNHVNSGCQLMLTQQLQTF is encoded by the coding sequence ATGAGTGCAAAGATGGAGCCTACTTTCTACGAGGATGCGCTGAGCGCCGGCTTCGCGCCGCCGGAGAGCGGCGGGTACGGATACAATAACGCCAAGGTGCTGAAGCAGAACATGACGCTGAACCTGTCCGACCCCTCCAGCAACCTGAAGCCGCACCTGAGGAACAAGAACGCCGACATCCTCACCTCGCCCGACGTGGGGCTCCTCAAACTGGCCTCGCCCGAGCTGGAGCGGCTCATCATCCAGTCCAGCAACGGGCTGATCACCACCACGCCGACCCCGACGCAGTTCCTGTGCCCCAAGAATGTCACCGACGAGCAGGAGGGGTTCGCCGAGGGCTTCGTGAGAGCTTTGGCGGAGCTGCACAACCAGAACACGCTGCCCAGCGTCACCTCGGCCGCCCAACCTGTCAGCAGCGGGATGGCACCTGTGTCCTCCATGGCCGGCAGCACCAGCTTCAACACCAGTTTGCACAGCGAGCCCCCGGTGTACGCCAACCTCAGCAACTTCAACCCCAACGCGCTCAGCTCCGCGCCCAACTACAACGCCAACAGCATGGGATACGCGCCCCAGCATCACATAAACCCCCAGATGCCCGTGCAGCATCCCCGGCTCCAGGCTCTGAAAGAGGAGCCGCAGACTGTACCTGAAATGCCGGGGGAAACTCCTCCCCTGTCCCCCATTGACATGGAGTCACAGGAGAGAATCAAAGCTGAGAGAAAGCGCATGAGGAACAGAATCGCGGCGTCCAAATGCCGGAAAAGGAAGTTGGAAAGGATTGCCCGATtggaagaaaaagtgaaaacttTGAAAGCCCAGAACTCAGAGCTGGCATCCACTGCCAACATGCTCAGAGAACAGGTTGCACAGCTTAAGCAGAAGGTCATGAACCACGTCAACAGCGGGTGCCAGCTCATGCTCACACAGCAGTTGCAGACGTTTTGA
- the LOC136560378 gene encoding CARD- and ANK-domain containing inflammasome adapter protein-like, producing MIRHSSSLFTNPYAIEVLRTKKEELVHGINDPDQLLHWLIENGIFTPEKKLVLSFYRTRTAKNSRVLDILISQGERACRLFFYPCLKQVEPKLYSKIRKYVSEVNESIGDARRQLVGYLLEKDKVWFEISSEQHQGNKDRPGGKKHKGAIKKKGKVTPLSRATKLRKDPAAVDIFAAVAKGSLPELEKTLKGNDLNMLNPSSETLLHVAAAHGHLPVMAYLLSKGARTGVQDRKGRTALHRAAEKGHGGAVKLLLRGGAPTHTLDMEGKTPLHWAAENHHSHIVKMLLKEEARSCRNQHSFLHMAALRDESSLAKKLLEAGASTEGKDERGQTALSYAVSQGSENTAKVLLEAGATVDSNTVERAFNSNHPSIFKILLEYSKDLSADIMESALFRAVQKNLHSVVAALIDRGTDINAHNKKHYTPLLVACEMGKAESAEVLMEKGANLGIRTPAADTALHLAVQAGAASIAALLLSKGMDTNLRNQAEETPLHVAALWNHGALVGLLVSAGARINAVTKDFATPLHVASQRGHADVARQLLHHKAPVNAQDKQAKSPLHLAAEQGHKTLAEMLLKARADPNAQDKEKKTPLHAAALRGHLSIVELLLAKKGRAGAKDMDGCTPLHYATMKGNTDILKLLLASGKNKNINDRNVWRKTALHIAAEYGHGELINLLLRHGAAINAWDSSRDTALHCACRAGHLSAVRALLSGARREKANLLAVNSLRKTPLQVAELNKTENQAQILTLLRKKMLITK from the coding sequence ATGATCCGGCATTCAAGCAGCCTGTTTACAAACCCATATGCAATTGAAGTTCTAAGGACTAAAAAAGAGGAACTTGTACATGGCATAAATGACCCAGACCAGCTCCTTCACTGGCTGAtagaaaatggtatttttaccccagaaaaaaaactgGTCCTGAGTTTCTATAGGACACGAACAGCAAAGAACTCTCGGGTGTTAGACATACTCATTTCTCAAGGTGAACGAGCCTGCAGGCTCTTTTTTTATCCATGTTTAAAGCAAGTGGAACCAAAACTTTACAGCAAGATAAGAAAATACGTCAGTGAAGTAAATGAAAGCATTGGAGATGCCAGAAGACAGTTGGTTGGGTATTTACTTGAAAAAGATAAAGTGTGGTTTGAAATCAGCAGCGAACAGCACCAGGGGAATAAAGACAgacctgggggaaaaaagcacaaagGGGCTattaagaagaaaggaaaagtaacTCCACTTTCAAGGGCAACAAAGCTTAGAAAAGATCCTGCTGCTGTTGACATCTTTGCTGCAGTAGCTAAAGGCTCCCTTCCTGAGTTAGAGAAAACACTGAAGGGCAATGATCTCAATATGCTGAATCCCTCCAGTGAAACACTTCTGCACGTTGCAGCTGCTCATGGCCATCTCCCCGTCATGGCATATTTGCTCAGCAAAGGTGCAAGGACAGGTGTGCAGGACAGGAAAGGGagaacagccctgcacagggctgctgaGAAAGGCCATGGAGGGGCAGTCAAGCTGCTTCTCCGAGGCGGTGCTCCCACACACACTCTGGACATGGAAGGCAAGACACCGCTTCACTGGGCTGCAGAGAATCACCACAGCCACATAGTGAAGATGCTCCTGAAAGAAGAggcaaggagctgcaggaatcaGCACAGCTTTTTACACATGGCAGCTCTTAGAGatgagagcagcctggccaaAAAGCTTTTAGAGGCTGGTGCCTCCACTGAAGGAAAGGATGAGAGAGGACAGACTGCTCTCAGTTATGCTGTTTCTCAGGGATCTGAAAACACTGCAAAAGTACTTCTAGAAGCTGGAGCCACTGTTGATTCCAACACGGTTGAAAGAGCCTTCAACAGCAACCACCCATCCATCTTCAAAATACTCTTGGAATATTCTAAAGATTTGTCTGCTGACATAATGGAGTCAGCTCTTTTTAGAGCTGTACAGAAGAATCTGCACAGTGTTGTAGCAGCTTTAATTGACAGAGGCACAGATATCAATGCCCACAACAAAAAGCATTACACTCCTTTGCTGGTGGCCTGTGAAATGGGCAAAGCGGAGTCAGCAGAAGTTCtaatggaaaaaggagcaaaccTAGGAATAAGGActcctgctgcagacacagctctgcacctggcagtgcaggctggggctgcttccatcgcagctctgctcctgagcaAGGGCATGGACACAAACCTCAGGAACCAGGCTGAGGAAACCCCGCTCCACGTTGCTGCCCTCTGGAATCACGGAGCACTCGTTGGCCTCTTAGTCAGTGCTGGGGCCAGAATTAACGCTGTCACCAAGGACTTTGCCACTCCCCTGCACGTCGCCAGTCAGAGAGGTCACGCTGATGTTGCCCGACAACTGCTGCACCACAAAGCTCCTGTCAATGCTCAGGACAAGCAGGCAAAGTCCCCTTTACAtctggctgctgagcagggacacaaaacactGGCAGAGATGCTCCTGAAGGCCAGAGCTGACCCCAACGCACAGGACAAGGAGAAGAAAACTCCCCTGCACgctgcagctctgagaggaCACCTCAGCATCGTGGAATTGCTGTTGGCTAAGaaagggagagctggagctAAGGACATGGATGGATGCACCCCGCTGCACTATGCCACCATGAAAGGGAACACAGACATCCTAAAACTTCTCCTGGCCtcggggaaaaataaaaatatcaacgACAGAAACGTCTGGAGGAAGACAGCCCTGCACATTGCAGCAGAGTACGGACATGGAGAGCTGATAAATCTCCTCCTGAGGCACGGGGCTGCCATCAAcgcctgggacagcagcagggacactgccctGCACTGCGCCTGCAGGGCCGGGCACCTCAGCGCTGTCAGAGCCCTCCTCAGCGGGGCACGGCGGGAAAAGGCAAATTTACTCGCTGTCAACAGCCTCAGAAAAACCCCACTGCAAGTAGCGGAGttgaacaaaacagaaaaccaggcTCAAATTTTAACACtgttgagaaagaaaatgttaataaCAAAATGA
- the MYSM1 gene encoding deubiquitinase MYSM1 isoform X1 produces MAAAEEPEVDIEGDPAAAPGDHENTASSLLQDHYLDSSWRTGNSLPWTLDSSISEENRAVIEKMLLEEEYYLSNKSLSEKIWLNQKEVEKRSMKSPHKKTGKVMVRSPTKSPGCSLKWTSEEKELFEQGLVKFGRRWTKIAKLIGTRTVLQVKSYARQYFRNKAKNGDSEKEEQSQCGSSLPMEDGAGMEAGNLRGRADPNLNAVKIEKLSDDEEVDITDDMDELLTPAFQQETGKSELSVIPKSPVEETKAVEQGFSSAGHSSATDLPKEDPQHTRPETVDALVFPAVAATCSQHLNGDKSVNLDYQQYNNLVEKAEQSGPVTCPAQGTDQELREEQRDLADNGLLFPSPCQVDEDHQEEAEELKPPDQEVEVDRSIILEEEKQAIPEFFEGRQAKTPERYLKIRNYILDQWERCKPKYLNKTSVRPGLKNCGDVNCIGRIHTYLELIGAINFGCEQAVYNRPQPADRSRCREGKDTVEAYQLAQRLQSMRTRRRRVRDPWGNWCDAKDLEGQTFEHLSAEELARRREEEKLKPAKSSKGSRQIKSSFDPFQLIPCCLFSEEKQEPFQVKVSSEALLIMDLHSHVSLAEVIGLLGGKYSEADKIVEVCAAEPCNSLSTGLQCEMDPVSQTQASESLAARGFQVIGWYHSHPAFEPSPSIRDIDTQAKYQSYFSRGGAMFIGMIISPYNRNNPLPYSQITCLVISDEISSDGSYRLPYKFEMEQMLEEPQWELVFEKTRWIIEKYRFCHSSVPMDKIFHRDSDLTCLQKLLECMRKTLGKVTNCLIAEEFLTQIENLFLSTYKSEKDAEGSENERSHELPV; encoded by the exons ATGGCGGCGGCGGAGGAGCCCGAGGTGGACATCGAGGGGGACCCTGCGGCCGCGCCGGG AGATCATGAAAACACAGCATCAAGCCTGCTGCAGGATCACTATCTTGATTCATCTTGGAGAACTGGCAACAGCCtt CCCTGGACGTTGGACAGCAGCATTAGTGAAGAAAACAGGGCTGTCATTGAGAAGATGTTGCTGGAAGAAGA ATATTATTTATCTAATAAATcactttctgaaaaaatatgGCTCAACCAAAAAGAAGTGGAGAAAAGATCTATGAAAAG CCCGCataagaaaactggaaaagtcAT GGTGCGTTCGCCCACAAAATCACCTGGCTGTTCCTTGAAGTGGACATCAGAGGAAAAAGAGCTGTTTGAACAAGGACTG GTGAAGTTTGGCCGCAGGTGGACGAAAATTGCCAAACTGATCGGCACTCGAACGGTTCTGCAAGTCAAGAGCTATGCTCGGCAGTACTTCAGGAACAAG GCAAAAAATGGTGACtcagaaaaagaagagcaaagtcaGTGTGGGAGCAGCCTTCCCATGGAAGATGGGGCAGGAATGGAAGCTGGAAACTTGAGAGGCCGTGCAGACCCCAACCTGAATGCGGTGAAAATCGAGAAGCTGTCAGATGATGAGGAAGTGGACATAACTGATGACATGGATGAACTGCTCACTCCTGCCTTCCAgcaagaaacaggaaaatctgAATTATCTGTCATCCCAAAAAGTCCAGttgaagaaacaaaagcagtgGAACAAGGTTTTTCATCTGCTGGCCACAGTTCTGCAACTGATTTGCCTAAAGAAGATCCTCAGCACACCAGGCCAGAGACAGTGGATGCGTTGGTATTTCCTGCTGTGGCAGCAACGTGTTCCCAGCACCTGAATGGGGATAAATCTGTGAATTTGGATTACCAGCAGTACAACAATCTTGTTGAGAAAGCTGAGCAAAGTGGACCAGTCACATGTCCTGCACAAGGAACCGATCAGGAGCTCCGTGAGGAGCAAAGAGACCTGGCTGATAATGGattgctttttccttctccctgccaAGTGGATGAAGATCAccaagaggaagcagaggagctgaAGCCACCTGATCAAGAAGTGGAGGTTGACAGAAGCATCATTCTGGAAGAAGAGAAGCAAGCTATTCCCGAATTCTTTGAAGGGCGCCAGGCCAAAACACCAGAGCGTTATTTGAAAATCAGGAATTATATTTTGGATCAGTG GGAAAGATGCAAACCCAAATACCTGAACAAGACCTCGGTGCGGCCCGGCCTGAAGAACTGCGGGGACGTGAACTGCATCGGGCGGATCCACACCTACCTGGAGCTGATAGGAGCCATCAACTTTGGCTGTG agcaggccGTGTACAACCGGCCCCAGCCCGCCGACAGGAGCCGCTGCAGGGAGGGCAAGGACACGGTGGAAGCCTatcagctggcccagcgcctgCAGTCCATG CGCACGAGAAGACGGCGAGTGCGGGACCCGTGGGGAAACTGGTGCGATGCAAAGGATTTGGAAGGACAGACATTTGAG cATCTCTCAGCTGAGGAATTAGCAagaaggagagaggaagaaaaactgaaacCTGCAAAGTCTTCTAAAGGTTCAAGACAAATCAAAAG TTCCTTTGATCCCTTTCAGCTGATACCGTGCTGTTTGTTCTCGGAAGAAAAGCAG GAACCCTTTCAGGTGAAAGTGTCTTCTGAAGCACTTTTAATAATGGATTTG CACTCTCACGTGTCTCTGGCAGAAGTGATTGGGCTGCTCGGTGGAAAGTACTCTGAAGCTGATAAAATTGTGGAA gtgtgtgcagcAGAGCCGTGCAACAGCCTGAGCACAGGCCTGCAGTGCGAGATGGACCCGGTGTCCCAGACGCAGGCCTCGGAGTCGCTGGCGGCCAGGGGCTTCCAGGTGATCGGCTGGTACCACTCCCACCCCGCCTTCgagcccagcccctccatccGCGACATCGACACGCAGGCCAAGTACCAG aGCTATTTCTCCAGGGGTGGTGCCATGTTCATCGGGATGATCATAAGCCCTTACAACAGGAATAATCCTCTTCCCTATTCCCAGATCACCTGTCTGGTCATTAGTGATGAGATCAGTTCTGATGGTTCCTATC GCCTGCCCTACAAATTTGAAATGGAACAGATGTTGGAGGAGCCTCAGTGGGAATTAGTATTTGAAAAAACCAGGTGGATAATtgagaaatacagattttgcCACAG cagtgtccccatggaTAAAATTTTTCATAGAGATTCTGACCTGACTTGTTTGCAGAAA CTTTTGGAGTGCATGAGGAAGACTTTGGGCAAGGTAACAAACTGCCTCATCGCTGAAGAGTTCTTGACTCAGATAGAAAACTTATTCCTTTCCACATACAAGAGTGAAAAAGATGCTGAAGGAAGTGAGAATGAACGTTCACATGAATTGCCAGTGTGA
- the MYSM1 gene encoding deubiquitinase MYSM1 isoform X2 — protein MAAAEEPEVDIEGDPAAAPGDHENTASSLLQDHYLDSSWRTGNSLPWTLDSSISEENRAVIEKMLLEEEYYLSNKSLSEKIWLNQKEVEKRSMKSPHKKTGKVMVRSPTKSPGCSLKWTSEEKELFEQGLVKFGRRWTKIAKLIGTRTVLQVKSYARQYFRNKAKNGDSEKEEQSQCGSSLPMEDGAGMEAGNLRGRADPNLNAVKIEKLSDDEEVDITDDMDELLTPAFQQETGKSELSVIPKSPVEETKAVEQGFSSAGHSSATDLPKEDPQHTRPETVDALVFPAVAATCSQHLNGDKSVNLDYQQYNNLVEKAEQSGPVTCPAQGTDQELREEQRDLADNGLLFPSPCQVDEDHQEEAEELKPPDQEVEVDRSIILEEEKQAIPEFFEGRQAKTPERYLKIRNYILDQWERCKPKYLNKTSVRPGLKNCGDVNCIGRIHTYLELIGAINFGCEQAVYNRPQPADRSRCREGKDTVEAYQLAQRLQSMRTRRRRVRDPWGNWCDAKDLEGQTFEHLSAEELARRREEEKLKPAKSSKGSRQIKSSFDPFQLIPCCLFSEEKQEPFQVKVSSEALLIMDLHSHVSLAEVIGLLGGKYSEADKIVEVCAAEPCNSLSTGLQCEMDPVSQTQASESLAARGFQVIGWYHSHPAFEPSPSIRDIDTQAKYQSYFSRGGAMFIGMIISPYNRNNPLPYSQITCLVISDEISSDGSYRLPYKFEMEQMLEEPQWELVFEKTRWIIEKYRFCHSVPMDKIFHRDSDLTCLQKLLECMRKTLGKVTNCLIAEEFLTQIENLFLSTYKSEKDAEGSENERSHELPV, from the exons ATGGCGGCGGCGGAGGAGCCCGAGGTGGACATCGAGGGGGACCCTGCGGCCGCGCCGGG AGATCATGAAAACACAGCATCAAGCCTGCTGCAGGATCACTATCTTGATTCATCTTGGAGAACTGGCAACAGCCtt CCCTGGACGTTGGACAGCAGCATTAGTGAAGAAAACAGGGCTGTCATTGAGAAGATGTTGCTGGAAGAAGA ATATTATTTATCTAATAAATcactttctgaaaaaatatgGCTCAACCAAAAAGAAGTGGAGAAAAGATCTATGAAAAG CCCGCataagaaaactggaaaagtcAT GGTGCGTTCGCCCACAAAATCACCTGGCTGTTCCTTGAAGTGGACATCAGAGGAAAAAGAGCTGTTTGAACAAGGACTG GTGAAGTTTGGCCGCAGGTGGACGAAAATTGCCAAACTGATCGGCACTCGAACGGTTCTGCAAGTCAAGAGCTATGCTCGGCAGTACTTCAGGAACAAG GCAAAAAATGGTGACtcagaaaaagaagagcaaagtcaGTGTGGGAGCAGCCTTCCCATGGAAGATGGGGCAGGAATGGAAGCTGGAAACTTGAGAGGCCGTGCAGACCCCAACCTGAATGCGGTGAAAATCGAGAAGCTGTCAGATGATGAGGAAGTGGACATAACTGATGACATGGATGAACTGCTCACTCCTGCCTTCCAgcaagaaacaggaaaatctgAATTATCTGTCATCCCAAAAAGTCCAGttgaagaaacaaaagcagtgGAACAAGGTTTTTCATCTGCTGGCCACAGTTCTGCAACTGATTTGCCTAAAGAAGATCCTCAGCACACCAGGCCAGAGACAGTGGATGCGTTGGTATTTCCTGCTGTGGCAGCAACGTGTTCCCAGCACCTGAATGGGGATAAATCTGTGAATTTGGATTACCAGCAGTACAACAATCTTGTTGAGAAAGCTGAGCAAAGTGGACCAGTCACATGTCCTGCACAAGGAACCGATCAGGAGCTCCGTGAGGAGCAAAGAGACCTGGCTGATAATGGattgctttttccttctccctgccaAGTGGATGAAGATCAccaagaggaagcagaggagctgaAGCCACCTGATCAAGAAGTGGAGGTTGACAGAAGCATCATTCTGGAAGAAGAGAAGCAAGCTATTCCCGAATTCTTTGAAGGGCGCCAGGCCAAAACACCAGAGCGTTATTTGAAAATCAGGAATTATATTTTGGATCAGTG GGAAAGATGCAAACCCAAATACCTGAACAAGACCTCGGTGCGGCCCGGCCTGAAGAACTGCGGGGACGTGAACTGCATCGGGCGGATCCACACCTACCTGGAGCTGATAGGAGCCATCAACTTTGGCTGTG agcaggccGTGTACAACCGGCCCCAGCCCGCCGACAGGAGCCGCTGCAGGGAGGGCAAGGACACGGTGGAAGCCTatcagctggcccagcgcctgCAGTCCATG CGCACGAGAAGACGGCGAGTGCGGGACCCGTGGGGAAACTGGTGCGATGCAAAGGATTTGGAAGGACAGACATTTGAG cATCTCTCAGCTGAGGAATTAGCAagaaggagagaggaagaaaaactgaaacCTGCAAAGTCTTCTAAAGGTTCAAGACAAATCAAAAG TTCCTTTGATCCCTTTCAGCTGATACCGTGCTGTTTGTTCTCGGAAGAAAAGCAG GAACCCTTTCAGGTGAAAGTGTCTTCTGAAGCACTTTTAATAATGGATTTG CACTCTCACGTGTCTCTGGCAGAAGTGATTGGGCTGCTCGGTGGAAAGTACTCTGAAGCTGATAAAATTGTGGAA gtgtgtgcagcAGAGCCGTGCAACAGCCTGAGCACAGGCCTGCAGTGCGAGATGGACCCGGTGTCCCAGACGCAGGCCTCGGAGTCGCTGGCGGCCAGGGGCTTCCAGGTGATCGGCTGGTACCACTCCCACCCCGCCTTCgagcccagcccctccatccGCGACATCGACACGCAGGCCAAGTACCAG aGCTATTTCTCCAGGGGTGGTGCCATGTTCATCGGGATGATCATAAGCCCTTACAACAGGAATAATCCTCTTCCCTATTCCCAGATCACCTGTCTGGTCATTAGTGATGAGATCAGTTCTGATGGTTCCTATC GCCTGCCCTACAAATTTGAAATGGAACAGATGTTGGAGGAGCCTCAGTGGGAATTAGTATTTGAAAAAACCAGGTGGATAATtgagaaatacagattttgcCACAG tgtccccatggaTAAAATTTTTCATAGAGATTCTGACCTGACTTGTTTGCAGAAA CTTTTGGAGTGCATGAGGAAGACTTTGGGCAAGGTAACAAACTGCCTCATCGCTGAAGAGTTCTTGACTCAGATAGAAAACTTATTCCTTTCCACATACAAGAGTGAAAAAGATGCTGAAGGAAGTGAGAATGAACGTTCACATGAATTGCCAGTGTGA